The following are encoded in a window of Roseimaritima ulvae genomic DNA:
- a CDS encoding ABC transporter ATP-binding protein, protein MTSVELAGVTKSYAGQRAVDALDLQIRSGEFLVLVGPSGCGKSTTLRMIAGLESPDAGEIHFDDRAVTRLPARARDVAMVFQDYALYPHMTVRQNLAFGLKMRRVGRAEIASRTAATASALGIEPLLDRRPDQLSGGQQQRVAVGRAIVRQPAVFLLDEPLSNLDARLRDELRVELVRLHRQLGTTMVYVTHDQTEAMMMGQRVAAMEGGRILQIDTPMQLYRQPRNRFVASLIGSPAMNFIPARRQDGQWVSGTYRWPVAFAAAASDPGPEAIEIGIRPSAFRLQPTDPQELALSLTVDVVQPLGATALLQCNGLGQRLSVVCDQAAVPQVGDRIEVYVAAEELHGFDAQNGENLKSEI, encoded by the coding sequence ACGAGTGTTGAACTAGCCGGAGTGACCAAATCGTATGCCGGTCAGCGTGCCGTAGACGCTCTGGACCTGCAAATTCGCAGCGGGGAATTCCTCGTATTGGTGGGTCCGAGCGGCTGTGGGAAGAGCACCACGCTGCGGATGATCGCCGGCCTGGAATCGCCCGACGCCGGCGAGATCCATTTCGATGACCGCGCGGTGACCAGATTGCCGGCGCGGGCGCGAGACGTGGCCATGGTGTTTCAGGATTACGCGTTATATCCGCACATGACGGTCCGCCAGAACTTGGCCTTCGGCTTGAAGATGCGGCGTGTGGGGCGAGCGGAAATCGCCAGCCGGACCGCTGCCACGGCATCCGCATTGGGGATCGAGCCGCTGCTGGACCGCAGGCCCGATCAGTTGTCCGGCGGCCAACAACAGCGAGTCGCCGTGGGACGAGCGATCGTGCGGCAGCCCGCGGTGTTCCTGTTGGACGAACCGTTATCGAACCTGGACGCCCGCCTACGGGACGAATTGCGGGTGGAACTGGTGCGGCTGCATCGCCAGCTGGGCACGACCATGGTGTACGTCACCCATGACCAGACTGAAGCCATGATGATGGGTCAGCGAGTGGCCGCGATGGAAGGCGGCCGGATCCTGCAGATCGACACCCCGATGCAACTGTATCGCCAACCCCGAAATCGCTTCGTGGCCTCCTTGATCGGATCGCCGGCGATGAATTTTATCCCCGCCCGCCGGCAGGACGGACAGTGGGTCAGCGGAACCTACCGCTGGCCGGTCGCATTCGCAGCGGCGGCATCCGACCCTGGCCCGGAGGCCATCGAAATCGGCATCCGCCCCAGCGCGTTTCGGCTACAGCCGACCGACCCCCAAGAGCTGGCTCTGAGCTTGACGGTCGACGTCGTCCAACCGCTGGGCGCCACGGCCCTGCTGCAGTGCAACGGGTTAGGGCAACGGCTGAGCGTCGTCTGTGACCAGGCGGCGGTCCCGCAAGTGGGAGACCGCATCGAAGTCTATGTGGCCGCGGAAGAGCTGCACGGTTTTGATGCTCAGAACGGCGAAAATCTGAAATCTGAAATCTGA
- the leuB gene encoding 3-isopropylmalate dehydrogenase — translation MEANIVLLPGDGIGPEIIQQGQRILAAVAQRFGHTFQFESHLIGGIAIDQTGDPLPDATVTACRNAAAVLLGAVGGPKWDDPTAKVRPEQGLLKIRKELQLFANLRPIQTFPELVDASPLKREIVDGTDILFFRELTGGVYFGESGRSTSDGVESAYASMVYSVPEVERIVRLAAVAARGRNNRLTSVDKANVLEPSRLWRQVAQHVMSEEFPDVQYDVVLVDAMAMHLISRPRDFDVVVTGNLFGDILTDEASMLPGSLGMLPSASMGSDGPGLFEPIHGSAPDIAGKGIANPLATILAAAMLLRHSLGLEDEAKAIEAAVRAVLADGLRTADIAGGSPSIGTEEMGTAVLEKLQA, via the coding sequence GTGGAAGCAAACATCGTACTTTTGCCCGGAGATGGGATCGGCCCGGAAATCATTCAACAGGGCCAGCGGATTTTGGCAGCGGTGGCCCAGCGATTTGGGCATACCTTTCAATTTGAAAGCCATTTGATCGGCGGCATCGCCATCGACCAAACCGGCGATCCGCTGCCCGACGCCACCGTGACCGCTTGCCGGAACGCTGCCGCCGTGCTGCTGGGCGCCGTGGGCGGCCCCAAGTGGGACGATCCGACCGCGAAGGTGCGTCCCGAGCAGGGGCTGCTGAAAATCCGCAAGGAACTGCAGCTGTTCGCCAATTTGCGACCCATCCAAACCTTCCCCGAACTGGTCGACGCCTCGCCGCTGAAACGCGAAATCGTCGACGGCACCGATATCCTGTTCTTCCGCGAACTGACCGGCGGCGTGTATTTCGGGGAAAGTGGCCGCAGCACCAGCGATGGCGTGGAATCGGCCTACGCGTCGATGGTCTACAGCGTGCCGGAAGTCGAACGCATCGTCCGCCTGGCCGCCGTGGCCGCCCGAGGCCGCAATAACCGCCTGACCAGCGTCGATAAGGCCAACGTGCTGGAACCCAGCCGACTGTGGCGACAGGTGGCCCAACACGTGATGAGCGAAGAATTTCCCGACGTGCAGTATGACGTCGTGCTGGTCGATGCCATGGCGATGCACCTGATCAGCCGTCCCCGGGATTTCGACGTGGTCGTCACCGGCAACCTGTTCGGCGACATCCTCACCGACGAAGCTTCGATGCTGCCCGGCTCATTGGGCATGCTGCCCAGCGCCTCGATGGGCTCCGACGGCCCTGGGCTGTTCGAACCGATCCACGGTTCGGCTCCCGACATCGCCGGCAAAGGCATTGCCAACCCGCTGGCCACGATCCTGGCCGCCGCGATGTTGCTGCGGCATTCGCTGGGCTTGGAAGACGAGGCGAAAGCCATCGAAGCGGCCGTGCGAGCCGTATTGGCCGACGGGCTGCGAACCGCCGACATCGCCGGCGGAAGCCCGTCCATCGGCACCGAAGAAATGGGCACCGCCGTGCTGGAAAAACTGCAGGCGTAG
- a CDS encoding pilus assembly protein N-terminal domain-containing protein: protein MLNRNSQPSYSRWARRAALAAVLASVTWQPNALADQPGAVKLQLLPPLPVQMGQAEAANLQPTQRSGPHLNPFCKPQASVITLVSGEQLPSSLQPAAPSVTLQPVDQTRGQADDAETVELVRPRTTMRLMPIAAPVAPQPPAAVPPAAVQPVAATEPVTVSFSDDEVDTGAPAAAKPSSETNQRPEPISQAEPISQAEPISQAESVESAEPVRQAEPVELAEPVEMRFEDHAEARSAAVVQPLDIQDIADASPLATAAKALSLTVEPADPVSPIQTNTLAEEPQPRVARRSPGPPEDFEPVPSKALDITPIVVEAGVAMDPMASLVHERAGLVIDVPEEIDERIKNPTPITRARPVAGPADVATAGVFTTPAQPVAAAPQPAAAAPQPAAAVPQAVAAAPQPAAAPVQSVAAKAEPVSATPASAGQPLPAAVRANQDIQVGKAQMHALKIAGQVRCFAVEDETICQVLPAGLSALRVVGQRGGSTRLAVWVGEDANAQPVIYNVHVDAGPPSELDGLSATADKLTQMLGTTFPKSRVRVQAHDNQLIVRGVVVDDRQASRMLRLVRQTCLVPVVDQLTTR, encoded by the coding sequence ATGCTTAATCGGAATTCACAACCAAGTTACAGCCGTTGGGCACGTCGAGCGGCTTTGGCCGCGGTACTGGCCTCGGTGACTTGGCAGCCCAACGCGTTGGCGGACCAACCAGGGGCGGTCAAGCTTCAGTTGTTACCACCTTTGCCGGTTCAAATGGGACAGGCCGAGGCCGCCAATTTGCAGCCCACGCAGCGCAGCGGCCCACACCTGAATCCATTTTGCAAACCCCAAGCTTCGGTGATCACCCTGGTGTCCGGCGAACAGCTGCCCAGCAGCTTGCAGCCCGCTGCACCCTCGGTGACGCTGCAACCGGTGGACCAGACCCGCGGTCAGGCCGACGACGCCGAGACGGTGGAGTTGGTGCGTCCGCGAACCACCATGCGGTTGATGCCCATCGCCGCTCCGGTTGCGCCCCAGCCGCCAGCCGCGGTGCCGCCAGCCGCGGTGCAGCCCGTCGCGGCGACCGAGCCGGTGACCGTTAGTTTTTCCGATGACGAGGTCGATACCGGCGCTCCCGCAGCAGCAAAGCCCTCGAGCGAGACCAACCAACGCCCCGAACCGATCAGCCAAGCCGAACCGATCAGTCAAGCCGAACCGATCAGCCAAGCCGAGTCGGTTGAGTCGGCCGAGCCTGTCAGGCAAGCCGAGCCGGTCGAGTTGGCCGAGCCGGTGGAGATGCGTTTTGAAGATCACGCGGAGGCCCGCTCGGCTGCCGTCGTCCAACCGCTCGACATCCAAGACATCGCCGACGCTTCGCCGCTGGCGACCGCAGCGAAGGCGCTGAGCCTGACGGTTGAGCCGGCCGATCCCGTTAGCCCCATTCAAACCAATACGCTGGCCGAAGAGCCGCAACCCCGCGTTGCCCGCCGCTCGCCCGGGCCGCCAGAGGACTTTGAGCCCGTCCCGTCCAAAGCGCTGGACATTACACCCATCGTGGTTGAGGCCGGCGTGGCGATGGACCCGATGGCCAGTTTGGTTCACGAGCGAGCCGGGTTGGTGATCGATGTTCCTGAGGAGATCGACGAGCGGATCAAAAATCCCACTCCGATCACTCGGGCTCGCCCCGTGGCCGGTCCGGCCGACGTCGCGACCGCAGGCGTGTTCACCACGCCCGCGCAACCGGTCGCTGCTGCACCGCAGCCCGCCGCTGCCGCGCCGCAGCCCGCTGCAGCAGTGCCGCAGGCGGTAGCCGCCGCACCCCAACCGGCAGCCGCTCCGGTGCAGTCGGTAGCTGCCAAAGCCGAGCCCGTTTCTGCGACGCCGGCCAGTGCTGGGCAGCCGCTGCCAGCGGCGGTCCGTGCGAACCAAGACATCCAGGTCGGCAAGGCGCAGATGCACGCCTTGAAGATCGCAGGGCAGGTACGTTGTTTCGCGGTGGAAGATGAAACCATTTGCCAGGTTCTGCCCGCTGGCTTGTCGGCCCTGCGGGTCGTCGGTCAACGTGGCGGTAGCACTCGCCTGGCCGTTTGGGTGGGCGAAGACGCGAATGCCCAACCGGTGATTTACAACGTGCATGTCGATGCGGGACCGCCTTCGGAACTGGACGGTTTGTCGGCCACCGCTGACAAGCTTACCCAGATGCTGGGCACCACGTTTCCGAAAAGTCGCGTGCGTGTTCAGGCTCACGACAACCAGTTGATTGTCCGCGGCGTCGTGGTCGACGACCGCCAAGCCAGCCGGATGTTACGACTGGTCCGGCAGACCTGTTTGGTGCCCGTCGTCGATCAATTGACAACCCGTTAG
- a CDS encoding TrmH family RNA methyltransferase, with protein MEILTSPANPRIRHAVRLRSGRYRRKAGQFVVDGLREIRRAIEAQLRLVELFVEQRPGAAPPPELLEPSLGDGTKGQGRQVTECLTWVAPAAFKKLAYGDRNEGLVAVFETPDRSLEQLQLPAEPLILVADQVEKPGNLGAILRSADAAGVDAVICSDCATDLFHPNLIRASTATVFSLPVARCDAAAAQAFLRARGVRNVAARVDARQSMWDCDLSGPLALVVGAEAEGLGNQWQCEGVTIPMGGRADSLNVSVAAAVLAFEARRQRR; from the coding sequence ATGGAAATCCTGACCAGCCCCGCCAATCCTCGAATTCGCCATGCCGTACGGCTGCGCAGCGGCCGCTATCGACGCAAAGCCGGCCAGTTTGTGGTCGATGGGTTGCGCGAGATCCGCCGCGCGATCGAAGCCCAGTTGCGGCTGGTGGAGCTGTTCGTCGAACAACGTCCGGGAGCGGCACCGCCGCCAGAGTTGCTGGAACCGTCGTTGGGGGATGGGACGAAGGGGCAGGGCAGGCAAGTCACCGAATGCCTGACGTGGGTCGCCCCGGCCGCTTTTAAAAAGCTGGCTTATGGTGATCGCAATGAAGGCTTGGTGGCGGTGTTTGAAACCCCCGATCGCTCGCTGGAGCAGCTGCAGCTGCCGGCGGAGCCCTTGATCCTGGTGGCTGATCAGGTGGAGAAACCGGGGAATCTAGGAGCCATTTTGCGCTCGGCCGATGCTGCCGGCGTGGACGCGGTGATCTGTTCGGACTGCGCCACCGATCTATTCCATCCCAACCTGATTCGCGCCAGTACCGCCACCGTATTCAGCCTGCCGGTGGCCCGTTGCGATGCGGCCGCCGCGCAAGCCTTTCTGAGGGCGAGGGGCGTTCGCAACGTGGCGGCTCGCGTCGATGCTCGCCAGAGCATGTGGGACTGCGACCTGAGCGGCCCGCTGGCGTTGGTCGTGGGGGCCGAAGCGGAAGGGCTGGGAAATCAATGGCAGTGCGAAGGCGTCACAATACCGATGGGGGGGCGGGCCGATAGCCTGAACGTTTCGGTTGCCGCCGCCGTGCTGGCCTTCGAAGCTCGCCGGCAGCGGCGTTGA
- the zwf gene encoding glucose-6-phosphate dehydrogenase — MAHTIVIFGASGDLTSRKLIPALYRLFQKKRLPVDTQIVGVSRSEYSHDQWREQLTESTAKFVGKGFDSEAWQAFSQQIFYQPGDIQQTEDFQALGEFLKSIEPEGPVDRVYYLSTKPQLYEKAIAQLGASGLNDDSNGERRVIVEKPFGTDLASAKALNHAMHQVFREDQVYRIDHYLGKETVQNLFVLRFANTIFEPLWNHNYIDHVQITVAEEVPVGRRAGYYDTSGVLRDMVQNHLLQLMMITAMEPPARFDADLVRDEKVKVLHSVRPMVGGDFASDSVRGQYEGYLQEEGVPAGSQTASFAAVKLHVDNWRWQGVPFYLRSGKAMSCRTTQIVIHFRDAPHLLLGSKTRVPTANQLVIQVQPAEGIQLHFQTKVPDTELKTKLSSLDFRFQSECGGGAMPDSYQRLLLDALNGDASLFARSDEVELAWGIIDPLIAAWRSPAAPPLQTYPQGEWGPEWCTQWMQQQGRQWFDVCPVLKG; from the coding sequence ATGGCTCATACGATAGTGATTTTTGGGGCTTCCGGTGACTTGACCAGTCGCAAGCTGATTCCGGCCCTGTACCGCTTGTTCCAGAAAAAGCGTTTGCCCGTCGATACGCAGATCGTAGGCGTTTCACGCAGCGAATATTCTCACGACCAGTGGCGCGAGCAGCTGACCGAATCGACGGCTAAATTCGTCGGCAAGGGATTTGATTCCGAAGCCTGGCAGGCGTTCAGTCAGCAGATCTTCTATCAACCGGGGGACATCCAGCAGACGGAGGATTTTCAGGCGTTGGGTGAATTCCTGAAAAGCATTGAACCGGAGGGCCCCGTCGATCGCGTGTACTACCTGTCGACCAAGCCGCAACTGTACGAAAAAGCCATCGCCCAACTGGGCGCGTCCGGTTTGAACGACGACAGCAACGGCGAGCGGCGGGTGATCGTGGAAAAACCCTTTGGTACCGATCTGGCGTCGGCCAAAGCGCTGAATCACGCCATGCACCAGGTGTTCCGCGAAGATCAGGTCTATCGGATCGATCATTATTTGGGCAAAGAAACCGTCCAGAACCTGTTTGTGCTGCGGTTCGCCAACACGATCTTCGAACCGCTGTGGAACCACAACTACATCGACCACGTGCAGATCACCGTGGCCGAAGAAGTTCCCGTCGGTCGGCGTGCCGGTTACTACGACACCTCCGGGGTGCTCCGCGACATGGTCCAGAATCATCTGTTGCAATTGATGATGATCACGGCCATGGAGCCACCGGCGCGGTTTGATGCCGACTTGGTCCGCGACGAAAAGGTCAAGGTGTTGCATAGCGTGCGGCCGATGGTGGGTGGCGATTTCGCATCGGATTCGGTCCGCGGCCAGTATGAAGGTTATTTGCAAGAAGAGGGCGTGCCGGCGGGCAGTCAAACGGCGTCCTTTGCGGCCGTGAAACTGCACGTCGACAACTGGCGTTGGCAGGGCGTGCCGTTTTATCTCCGCAGCGGCAAAGCCATGTCCTGCCGCACAACCCAGATCGTGATCCACTTTCGCGACGCCCCGCACCTGCTGCTGGGTTCCAAGACCCGTGTGCCCACAGCCAACCAGTTGGTCATCCAGGTGCAGCCCGCCGAAGGCATTCAATTGCACTTCCAAACCAAGGTGCCGGACACGGAGCTGAAGACCAAGCTGAGTTCGTTGGACTTCCGTTTTCAATCCGAGTGCGGCGGTGGGGCGATGCCCGATTCCTACCAACGCCTGCTGCTGGATGCCTTAAACGGCGACGCCAGCTTGTTTGCTCGCAGCGACGAAGTCGAACTGGCGTGGGGGATTATCGATCCGCTGATCGCCGCCTGGAGAAGCCCCGCTGCTCCGCCTCTGCAGACCTATCCGCAGGGCGAATGGGGGCCCGAGTGGTGCACGCAGTGGATGCAGCAGCAAGGCCGGCAGTGGTTTGACGTTTGCCCGGTGTTGAAAGGCTGA
- a CDS encoding ferredoxin--NADP reductase produces MASSVEESPPDAEEQQQLRNRHYNAQIIRRVDAHENLAIFRVRPDAPIPSFQAGQYVALGLGYWESRIQPSQAETVPAKKLRKLVRRAYSISCPMLDDKNQLAACDDVDYLEFYITLVREAGEPDGKPPALTPRLFQLGEGDRLRVESNIVGRYVLEGVQPDDTLLLIATGTGEAPHNAMAARLLRDGHRGPILMATTGRYIGDFAYREIHQELMRRYSNFRSLNFTTREPQNVDPEHPQYVGKQYIQELFQSGHLAELCGTDLSPKNTHVFLCGNPAMIGYMPPGAPPPKSPGMLQILQQVGFVHNDEPPTAGHIRFEKYW; encoded by the coding sequence TTGGCCAGTTCAGTCGAAGAGTCGCCGCCAGACGCGGAAGAGCAGCAGCAACTGCGGAATCGGCACTACAACGCTCAGATCATCCGGCGTGTCGACGCGCATGAAAATCTGGCGATCTTTCGCGTTCGTCCCGACGCCCCGATTCCATCCTTCCAAGCCGGCCAGTACGTGGCGCTGGGGCTGGGCTACTGGGAATCGCGGATCCAGCCCTCGCAAGCCGAAACGGTGCCGGCGAAGAAGCTGCGAAAACTGGTGCGGCGAGCCTACTCGATTTCTTGCCCAATGCTGGACGACAAAAATCAGCTGGCCGCCTGTGACGACGTCGACTACCTGGAGTTTTACATCACGTTGGTTCGCGAAGCCGGCGAGCCGGACGGCAAACCGCCGGCGCTGACGCCGCGATTGTTTCAACTGGGCGAAGGCGATCGGCTGCGGGTCGAATCGAATATCGTCGGCCGTTACGTGCTGGAAGGCGTCCAGCCCGACGACACGCTGCTATTGATCGCTACCGGCACGGGCGAAGCGCCCCACAATGCGATGGCCGCGCGGTTGCTCCGCGATGGTCACCGCGGCCCGATCCTGATGGCCACCACGGGCCGCTACATCGGCGATTTTGCCTATCGCGAAATTCATCAAGAATTGATGCGCCGCTACAGCAACTTCCGCTCGCTGAATTTCACCACCCGCGAGCCGCAAAACGTCGATCCCGAACATCCTCAGTACGTCGGCAAACAGTACATCCAAGAGCTGTTTCAATCGGGGCATCTGGCCGAGCTGTGCGGCACGGATCTGTCCCCCAAGAACACCCACGTGTTCCTCTGCGGCAACCCCGCCATGATCGGCTACATGCCACCGGGCGCCCCGCCGCCAAAGAGCCCCGGGATGCTGCAGATTCTCCAGCAAGTCGGTTTCGTGCACAACGACGAACCGCCCACCGCCGGCCACATCCGCTTCGAAAAGTACTGGTAG
- a CDS encoding DUF1559 domain-containing protein: MRWKWPMAVLLGLCCLVVLSLLAMGIQAAREAARRMGCSNNLKQLGLACFNYHDTYSVLPPACGGTGPTPGYDTLSNQRRLSGFVGLIPFIEATPLFDTISGPYVTGDMPTPDPEEAAHMKGPYFRDHLDELSTAEGPLVMDNGDHYFPAMGPAPWLAADYPPWQVRQYGLRCPADPTERPAKHAALLNYAFCYGDGVYEVGYEPGLYLEFRDHAADALSQRGAFASGVSFSFDDLSDGTANTILLGEVVTYDGSRRAVGAVASNVAGLRDDPGLCLQAVASESPALHYRQDVALRMTPDGLASRGGNWADGAITWSGFNTILPPNSPSCDTEREHRLEGVFSASSNHAGGCQVVMADGSVRFITADIDTGDLHQASVYRGSPIADTVDSPYGVWGAMGTRGGGPVVE, encoded by the coding sequence ATGCGTTGGAAATGGCCGATGGCAGTGTTGCTGGGATTGTGTTGTTTGGTCGTGTTGTCGTTGCTTGCGATGGGGATTCAAGCGGCCCGTGAAGCCGCCCGGCGAATGGGGTGTTCCAACAATCTCAAGCAGCTGGGACTCGCGTGTTTCAATTACCACGATACCTACAGCGTCCTGCCGCCAGCTTGCGGCGGCACCGGTCCGACACCCGGTTACGATACGTTGTCGAACCAACGCCGTCTGTCGGGTTTCGTGGGGCTTATCCCCTTTATCGAAGCGACTCCGCTGTTCGATACCATCTCCGGCCCCTACGTCACCGGTGATATGCCCACGCCGGATCCCGAGGAAGCGGCCCATATGAAAGGGCCCTATTTCCGTGATCATTTGGACGAGCTCTCGACTGCCGAGGGGCCTCTGGTAATGGACAACGGCGACCACTACTTTCCTGCCATGGGGCCGGCTCCTTGGCTGGCCGCCGACTATCCGCCTTGGCAGGTTCGACAATACGGGCTTCGTTGCCCTGCCGATCCAACGGAGCGTCCGGCCAAGCACGCCGCGCTGTTGAATTATGCCTTTTGTTATGGCGATGGAGTCTACGAAGTGGGCTACGAACCGGGCCTCTACCTAGAATTCCGCGATCACGCGGCCGATGCTCTTTCTCAGCGCGGAGCGTTTGCCAGCGGCGTATCATTTTCGTTTGATGACTTGTCCGATGGTACGGCCAATACGATTTTATTGGGGGAGGTCGTCACGTATGACGGCTCACGCCGAGCGGTCGGAGCGGTGGCGTCAAACGTTGCCGGACTGCGTGACGACCCCGGGTTGTGTTTGCAGGCGGTTGCATCGGAGAGTCCGGCGCTGCATTATCGGCAGGACGTTGCCTTACGGATGACTCCCGATGGTCTGGCGTCGCGCGGCGGCAACTGGGCGGATGGCGCGATTACTTGGTCCGGCTTTAACACCATTCTGCCGCCCAATTCGCCCAGTTGCGATACCGAACGGGAGCACCGTTTGGAGGGAGTGTTTAGCGCGTCCAGCAATCACGCCGGAGGATGTCAGGTGGTGATGGCTGATGGGAGTGTGCGATTTATTACCGCGGACATCGACACCGGGGATCTGCATCAAGCGAGCGTCTATCGCGGGAGTCCGATAGCGGATACGGTCGACAGTCCGTACGGCGTGTGGGGAGCGATGGGGACGCGCGGCGGTGGGCCAGTGGTGGAGTAG
- a CDS encoding sulfatase-like hydrolase/transferase: MSAILFSSLFCLNSTARAADTPPNVIFILVDDMGWGDLGVFYQNQLQNLPHHRTPHLDKMANEGVQLRAHYCPAPVCAPSRSSLLTGVHQGHAVVRDNQFDKMLEDNHTLGSVLQAAGYRTALIGKYGLQGDGSNPSEWLGYPTKRGFDEFYGYVRHRDGHLHYPADHWPLGDGPSHQTPKEVWHNDQEVSANLQKCYTTDLFTARSKHWIEQHRQSHPEQPFLLYLAYDTPHAALQVPTMAYPEGGGLKGGVQWLGEKGKMINTAVGEIDSFRHPDYVGKGWKDVDERFATMVRRIDNAVGDLLQTLRDLQIDENTLVVFTSDNGPHHESYLKGKQYDPTAFKSYGRFDGTKRDCWEGGIRVPTLAWWPGHIEPQRIDQTPSQFHDWLPTFAELAGALPPARSDGVSLVPTLTRNRKQTPSTIYVEYFQNGRTRDYQDFGPRHRKQKRGQMQVVHVDGFKGIRVDTQSADDPFEIYNLKQDPQERTNLAGTSDRFRALQAKMKARVLQLRRPNASAPRPYDDALVPAIPAADLPALRSGLHWRTRVGKFSYVPNLLGQTPTEIGSSDSFSLQDVAVGEGGAIEWSGWIEVPADGEYTFALSTSRGAVLRLHDATVIDADAEYQPGTKITGTIRLQQGKHPIRLTCLKVDTDASLQLTWAEGDEKQQPIAAEALSQAE; this comes from the coding sequence TTGTCTGCGATCCTGTTCAGCAGTCTGTTTTGCCTAAACTCCACGGCCCGCGCCGCCGACACCCCGCCCAACGTGATCTTTATCCTGGTCGACGATATGGGCTGGGGCGATCTTGGGGTGTTCTATCAGAACCAGCTGCAAAATCTGCCGCATCATCGCACACCGCATCTGGACAAAATGGCCAACGAAGGCGTGCAGCTGCGGGCCCACTATTGTCCCGCACCGGTGTGTGCGCCCAGCCGTAGTTCGCTGTTGACGGGTGTGCATCAAGGCCACGCGGTCGTTCGCGACAATCAGTTCGACAAGATGCTGGAAGATAACCACACGCTGGGGTCGGTGCTGCAAGCCGCCGGCTACCGCACGGCGCTGATCGGTAAATACGGGCTGCAAGGCGATGGTTCGAACCCCAGCGAATGGCTTGGCTATCCCACCAAACGTGGCTTCGACGAATTCTATGGCTACGTTCGTCACCGCGACGGCCACCTGCACTATCCGGCGGATCACTGGCCCTTGGGCGATGGCCCTTCGCATCAGACGCCTAAAGAAGTCTGGCACAACGACCAAGAGGTCTCCGCCAATCTGCAAAAGTGTTACACCACTGACCTGTTTACCGCTCGCAGCAAACATTGGATCGAGCAACATCGGCAGTCGCATCCCGAGCAACCGTTCTTGCTGTATCTGGCCTACGACACGCCGCATGCCGCGTTACAAGTGCCCACGATGGCTTATCCCGAAGGCGGCGGTTTAAAAGGCGGCGTGCAGTGGTTGGGTGAAAAAGGAAAGATGATCAACACCGCCGTCGGTGAAATCGATTCCTTTCGGCACCCCGATTACGTCGGCAAAGGTTGGAAAGACGTCGACGAACGCTTTGCCACGATGGTGCGCCGCATCGACAACGCCGTCGGTGACCTGCTGCAGACGCTGCGCGATTTGCAGATCGACGAAAACACCTTGGTGGTGTTTACCAGCGACAACGGGCCGCATCATGAGAGTTACCTAAAAGGCAAACAGTACGATCCGACCGCGTTCAAATCGTACGGTCGCTTCGACGGCACCAAACGTGATTGTTGGGAAGGCGGCATCCGCGTTCCCACGCTGGCCTGGTGGCCGGGACATATCGAACCGCAGCGGATCGATCAAACGCCTTCGCAGTTCCACGACTGGCTGCCCACGTTTGCGGAACTGGCCGGCGCGTTGCCGCCGGCTCGCAGCGATGGTGTGTCGCTGGTGCCGACGCTGACCCGCAACCGCAAACAGACGCCCAGCACGATCTATGTCGAATACTTTCAAAACGGACGCACCCGAGATTACCAGGACTTTGGCCCCCGGCATCGCAAGCAAAAACGCGGACAGATGCAGGTCGTGCACGTCGATGGATTTAAGGGGATTCGTGTCGATACGCAATCGGCGGACGATCCCTTTGAGATTTACAACTTGAAGCAAGACCCGCAGGAACGCACCAACTTGGCCGGCACCTCGGACCGCTTCCGGGCCCTGCAAGCCAAGATGAAAGCCCGTGTGTTGCAGCTGCGACGGCCCAACGCTTCGGCGCCACGGCCCTACGATGACGCTCTGGTGCCAGCGATTCCTGCCGCGGACCTGCCGGCCTTGCGTTCCGGTTTGCATTGGCGGACGCGAGTCGGCAAGTTTTCGTACGTGCCGAACCTGTTGGGACAGACACCGACCGAAATCGGTTCGAGCGATTCGTTCTCGCTTCAAGACGTCGCGGTGGGCGAGGGCGGGGCGATCGAGTGGAGCGGATGGATCGAAGTGCCCGCCGACGGCGAGTACACGTTTGCGCTGTCGACCAGCCGCGGAGCCGTGTTGCGGTTGCATGACGCTACGGTGATCGATGCCGATGCGGAGTATCAACCGGGAACCAAAATCACCGGCACGATCCGTTTGCAACAAGGCAAACATCCGATTCGCTTGACGTGTTTGAAAGTTGATACGGATGCGTCGCTGCAGTTAACCTGGGCGGAGGGGGACGAAAAACAACAGCCGATCGCAGCGGAGGCGTTGTCGCAAGCGGAATAG